In Maridesulfovibrio zosterae DSM 11974, a genomic segment contains:
- a CDS encoding branched-chain amino acid ABC transporter permease — MQKYSFNIGIWAMAGIVIAMSQFGALDLYIQSVIMFIGINIILSASLNVVNGYMGEFSCGHAGFMCVGAYVSSVLSVLFFAQDKIFGAPLLPPELAPLGFPIIVIFSGLVAAVTGLIVAIPSFKTRGDYLAIITIAANYMVISAIENMDMVGGPRGFMGMKRVVNAMTDVADIPWMMIWVVLGTFMSIWMIRRFVSSTYGKGIMSICQDEVAAEIMSVNTNKMKMAAFMLSSGLAGVAGALFAHVLGYVNPQSFNIMKSTECLVMVYLGGMGSLGGSILSAIFFTVMLELLRFIIPAIDTGLHLANILPATYHLSQVWKWVLIPLTLILLMQFRPEGIMGNKELPDLFPRLKKFYKFK, encoded by the coding sequence ATGCAAAAGTACAGTTTCAACATTGGAATTTGGGCCATGGCAGGTATTGTCATAGCTATGTCCCAGTTCGGAGCTTTAGACTTATATATTCAGTCGGTGATTATGTTCATCGGTATCAATATCATATTGTCTGCCAGCCTGAACGTGGTTAATGGCTACATGGGTGAATTCTCCTGCGGTCATGCAGGGTTCATGTGCGTCGGAGCTTACGTTTCATCAGTGCTCAGCGTGCTCTTCTTCGCTCAAGATAAAATATTCGGAGCACCACTTCTGCCCCCGGAACTGGCACCGCTGGGATTTCCTATTATTGTTATTTTCTCAGGACTGGTTGCGGCTGTAACAGGCCTCATTGTAGCCATACCCTCATTTAAAACTAGGGGTGACTACCTTGCCATTATCACAATTGCAGCCAACTACATGGTAATATCTGCAATTGAGAACATGGATATGGTAGGCGGTCCAAGAGGCTTTATGGGAATGAAGCGTGTGGTTAATGCCATGACCGACGTAGCTGATATTCCCTGGATGATGATCTGGGTTGTACTCGGAACATTTATGAGTATCTGGATGATCCGTCGCTTTGTCTCCTCAACATACGGTAAAGGCATTATGTCTATTTGTCAGGATGAGGTTGCAGCAGAAATCATGAGCGTTAATACTAACAAAATGAAAATGGCAGCATTCATGCTTTCATCCGGACTTGCAGGAGTAGCAGGCGCTCTTTTTGCTCATGTTCTGGGATATGTTAATCCGCAGTCATTCAACATAATGAAATCCACTGAATGTCTTGTTATGGTTTACCTTGGCGGAATGGGATCACTCGGAGGTTCTATCCTCTCAGCTATTTTCTTTACCGTTATGCTCGAACTGCTCAGATTTATTATCCCTGCAATCGACACAGGACTGCATCTGGCGAACATCCTCCCGGCGACTTACCACCTGAGTCAGGTATGGAAATGGGTACTTATCCCGCTGACCCTGATTTTGCTGATGCAATTCAGGCCCGAAGGAATCATGGGTAACAAAGAATTGCCCGACCTGTTCCCGCGGCTGAAAAAATTCTACAAATTCAAGTAG
- a CDS encoding ferritin-like domain-containing protein, whose translation MVTFFSANEVVELAMRIEQKGQAFYLLAADEAKDPAAKEFFDFFAEEESKHEMFFRGMRDRLGNIEVPPGSDYEEYTQYVMALVDSHDVFNFDYTKAFKDADFSFEDAVRAAMRFEKDTILLFTELKRMVPESEQKFVEECIDEERGHLRLLAQKIRD comes from the coding sequence ATGGTAACTTTTTTTAGTGCTAACGAAGTTGTTGAATTGGCCATGCGAATTGAGCAGAAAGGTCAAGCCTTTTATCTGCTGGCAGCTGATGAAGCAAAAGATCCTGCCGCTAAGGAATTTTTTGATTTTTTTGCTGAGGAAGAGTCAAAACACGAAATGTTTTTCCGTGGTATGCGTGACCGTCTCGGAAATATAGAAGTTCCTCCGGGAAGCGACTACGAAGAATATACCCAGTATGTTATGGCGCTGGTTGATTCTCATGACGTATTTAATTTTGACTACACTAAAGCTTTCAAGGATGCTGATTTCTCTTTTGAAGATGCAGTGCGAGCGGCAATGCGCTTTGAAAAGGACACGATACTTCTTTTCACTGAGTTGAAAAGAATGGTTCCTGAATCAGAGCAGAAGTTTGTGGAAGAGTGTATTGACGAAGAGCGCGGCCATTTGCGTTTGCTGGCCCAGAAGATAAGAGATTAG
- a CDS encoding branched-chain amino acid ABC transporter permease, whose translation MDILIQNLLNALQWGSFYALIALGYTLVYGVLLLINFAHGDIFMVGAYIAFFVATFLLGLFDFAPWMVLALTVPLTMILTAGVGVTLERIAYRPLRRKGAHRLYVVITALMCGLILENGNLALLGASRKKFPELLDKVIYTWGNVSVTNLKIIVIFAAIAVFLLLEFIVTRTRIGMAMRGISYDKFAIPLMGIPIDSVIVFTFVLGSGMAGLAGLLFAMSYPVLEPYMGALIGWKAFIAAVVGGIGDIRGAFLGGFLLGFIEVGVVAVFPSTYRDLFAFSILLMILWIKPTGIFGVAKTTKI comes from the coding sequence GTGGATATCCTCATCCAGAACCTGCTTAACGCGCTGCAATGGGGTAGCTTTTACGCTCTCATTGCACTCGGTTACACACTTGTTTACGGAGTACTGCTCCTGATCAACTTCGCTCATGGCGATATTTTTATGGTCGGGGCATACATCGCTTTTTTTGTTGCGACTTTTCTCCTTGGACTTTTTGACTTTGCACCCTGGATGGTGCTTGCTCTGACTGTTCCGCTCACCATGATACTAACAGCCGGAGTCGGGGTAACACTTGAAAGAATTGCCTACCGTCCTCTTAGACGAAAAGGAGCCCATAGACTCTACGTTGTTATTACTGCTCTTATGTGCGGTCTGATTCTTGAAAACGGAAACCTTGCCCTGCTGGGAGCAAGCCGTAAAAAATTTCCCGAACTACTAGATAAAGTAATCTACACATGGGGCAATGTTTCAGTTACCAACCTGAAAATTATTGTTATTTTTGCAGCTATCGCGGTTTTCCTACTTCTTGAGTTCATTGTCACCCGTACTAGAATAGGTATGGCAATGCGTGGGATTTCATATGACAAATTCGCCATTCCGCTCATGGGCATTCCCATTGACAGCGTAATTGTTTTCACCTTTGTACTCGGTTCAGGTATGGCCGGACTTGCAGGCCTACTTTTCGCCATGTCTTATCCGGTTCTTGAACCTTACATGGGGGCACTCATCGGGTGGAAAGCATTTATTGCAGCGGTAGTCGGTGGTATAGGTGATATTCGCGGCGCTTTTCTGGGCGGTTTTCTGCTCGGCTTCATCGAAGTCGGCGTTGTTGCAGTATTCCCATCCACATACAGAGACCTTTTCGCATTTTCAATTCTGCTGATGATTCTCTGGATTAAGCCGACGGGAATATTCGGTGTTGCCAAGACAACAAAGATTTAA
- a CDS encoding aminotransferase class I/II-fold pyridoxal phosphate-dependent enzyme — protein sequence MTTEVQEDIALQHFVEQSLDKLNQIENALMQLEKSKSPSAVSVLQVYGILTSLKESAALLELRKISSVSSAIGQVLDKVYKNEVELSPDLLNIIIDSFDKLNEMVSNATLSEDYDIRIVTLPLEELAKTEIVLEELEQEKKRPAPQRQVIRAPEHKPEVTPDPVVETSPSATFEEETNLEPVAKPVVRSISATKFRKNYGITKEIDLASNSNPLGVSKAVSNTIISMAENCFAFENNNSDSLKFGLAKRYDVPEQSIIVANSAIELLDLTLRLSVIPGIDHILSYEHGMPDYSRVAALCGVELMRLQRGRNFSPPLDQMVTTANENTAAVLITNPDIPSGYGLPAEELATMANLLPDRTLLIVDERSVEFAWPEDDYSMLNFIEKAPNLVILRSFSWSFGLHGVRLGYAIMNPERAIQFEESRLPIPINPLNLSAGLAALNHNEFYYSTIALIIRGRERVQNGLKELGCTVYPSQSSFVMFNAAIPAEDLYNKMLEYGFKLKKLDEYGLPDLLTVSIGNNSQNRMFLAAMRNVL from the coding sequence ATGACAACAGAAGTACAAGAAGACATTGCTTTACAACATTTCGTGGAACAATCACTGGACAAATTAAACCAGATTGAAAATGCATTGATGCAACTTGAAAAAAGTAAATCTCCATCAGCTGTATCCGTCCTTCAAGTATACGGGATACTTACTTCGCTTAAAGAAAGTGCTGCCCTTTTGGAGTTGCGCAAAATAAGTTCTGTTTCAAGTGCCATAGGGCAGGTACTGGATAAAGTATATAAAAACGAGGTTGAACTGAGCCCGGATCTATTAAACATTATTATTGATTCATTTGATAAATTGAATGAAATGGTAAGTAATGCAACCCTCAGTGAAGATTATGATATTCGCATCGTTACTCTTCCTCTTGAAGAACTTGCTAAAACAGAGATTGTGCTAGAAGAATTGGAACAAGAGAAAAAGAGACCTGCACCCCAAAGACAGGTCATTCGAGCCCCAGAGCATAAACCGGAAGTTACTCCTGACCCTGTTGTTGAAACATCACCATCTGCAACATTTGAGGAGGAAACAAACCTTGAGCCTGTTGCAAAACCAGTTGTCCGCAGTATTTCAGCAACTAAGTTCCGTAAAAATTATGGAATAACAAAAGAAATTGATCTTGCCAGTAATTCAAATCCGCTCGGTGTTTCAAAGGCTGTTTCCAACACAATCATTAGTATGGCAGAAAATTGCTTTGCATTTGAAAACAATAACTCAGACAGTCTTAAATTCGGATTAGCCAAACGTTATGATGTTCCGGAACAATCAATTATTGTAGCCAACAGTGCTATTGAACTTCTCGATTTAACTCTGCGATTATCTGTTATTCCCGGTATTGACCATATTTTAAGTTATGAACACGGAATGCCTGATTACAGCAGAGTGGCTGCGCTATGCGGAGTCGAACTTATGCGTTTGCAGCGGGGCAGAAATTTCTCACCTCCTCTTGATCAGATGGTTACAACCGCTAACGAAAACACTGCTGCAGTACTTATCACGAACCCCGATATACCATCAGGTTACGGTCTACCCGCTGAAGAATTAGCTACAATGGCTAACCTGCTTCCTGACCGGACTTTACTAATTGTTGACGAACGTTCTGTTGAATTTGCATGGCCGGAAGATGATTACTCTATGCTCAACTTTATTGAAAAGGCCCCTAATCTTGTTATTTTAAGAAGTTTTTCATGGTCATTCGGCCTGCACGGCGTGCGCCTGGGATATGCAATTATGAATCCTGAACGTGCTATACAGTTTGAAGAATCAAGACTGCCTATTCCGATCAATCCGCTTAATCTGAGTGCAGGTCTGGCCGCTCTTAATCACAACGAATTTTACTACTCGACAATTGCCCTGATTATCCGTGGACGTGAGCGGGTGCAAAACGGACTGAAAGAGCTTGGCTGCACAGTTTACCCCAGCCAAAGCAGTTTTGTAATGTTCAATGCTGCCATACCTGCTGAAGATCTTTATAATAAGATGCTTGAATACGGTTTTAAATTGAAAAAGCTAGACGAGTACGGTCTTCCTGATCTGCTTACAGTTTCAATTGGAAACAACTCACAAAACAGAATGTTTCTAGCTGCGATGAGAAATGTTTTATAA
- a CDS encoding ABC transporter ATP-binding protein: protein MSLLHIDKLTQRFGGLQAVSDFNIELEEGSLTGLIGPNGAGKTTIFNLISGFYQPSEGAITLNGTPTKGLKPHQVTALGVARTFQNIRLWHDMTVMDNIRIAQHYRMGYGFFDAIMRSKNYYLREKEIERISTELLEFMDLKQYAEELPTNLPYGLQRRVEIARAMSIQPHLLLLDEPAAGLNSADVEGLIKLIKWIHDEFDITILMIEHQMKVVMSLCSWIKCIDFGATIAEGTPEDIQSSETVIKAYLGDDSI from the coding sequence ATGTCACTACTACATATAGACAAACTCACGCAAAGATTCGGAGGGCTGCAAGCCGTATCCGATTTTAATATCGAGCTTGAAGAAGGATCTCTTACCGGACTTATCGGCCCTAACGGAGCAGGTAAAACGACCATCTTCAACCTCATTTCAGGCTTTTATCAGCCTTCTGAGGGGGCCATTACTTTAAACGGTACTCCCACAAAAGGGCTCAAACCGCATCAGGTTACAGCACTAGGAGTTGCGCGAACTTTCCAGAACATCCGTCTCTGGCATGATATGACCGTTATGGATAATATCCGAATCGCGCAGCATTACCGTATGGGATATGGTTTTTTTGACGCCATCATGCGTTCTAAAAACTACTACCTTAGGGAAAAAGAAATCGAGCGTATTTCAACAGAGCTCCTCGAATTCATGGACCTCAAGCAATATGCAGAAGAACTGCCCACAAACCTGCCTTACGGTTTGCAGCGGCGCGTTGAAATAGCTCGCGCGATGTCCATTCAACCCCACCTGCTGCTTCTTGATGAGCCTGCAGCCGGGCTTAACTCAGCAGATGTTGAAGGACTCATTAAACTGATTAAGTGGATTCACGATGAATTTGACATCACAATTCTGATGATTGAACACCAGATGAAGGTTGTCATGAGTCTATGTTCGTGGATTAAATGCATTGATTTCGGTGCAACAATTGCCGAAGGAACACCTGAAGATATTCAGTCCAGTGAGACTGTTATCAAAGCTTACTTGGGAGATGATTCAATTTGA
- a CDS encoding flagellar hook protein FlgE has protein sequence MAFSSMYTGATGLKSHGILMQQIGANLANVNTTAYKSGDTFLETLASQSLSGSISGVVAGGGSNTVGQIGMGTRVSTTRINFAEGSFERTNNSTDLAIGGQGFFRVANPAKNESFYTRAGSFHFDKNGQLVDNHSNILQGYKIDENGVIGTTSQNIVLPMKPELDANGNEIMTVKSDPKATTEVSMRTNLDSNATDNSESETNPFFSLLEEWNGTNDPPLAADKYEYNSALQVYDKNGNKQDLVVYFDKVTNDGDSSDKMHWEYIVTVPPGSDASALGGTSSAGLLMTGTLTFTGDGTLLNQSAYTLQDGADAKSLSNWSLANINSNGIPNFDLSFKGADGSTSSQTVSLNMGISSSSDSWNQSGVTAASVGSNASNLPGMTNGKIDAMATTAYYGSSSTISQSQNGFGEGYLQNVDFNSDGIMIAHFSNGLSTELYQVNMYNFKNEFGLRREGSNYFTATEGSGDAIEGVARKEGLGSVAGSNLESSNVDLAEEFAHMILSQRGYQANSKTITTSDQLINIALGVKR, from the coding sequence ATGGCTTTCAGCTCAATGTATACAGGTGCAACAGGTCTCAAATCACATGGGATACTTATGCAGCAGATTGGCGCAAACCTCGCCAACGTAAATACGACTGCCTACAAGAGCGGCGATACTTTCCTTGAAACTCTTGCCAGCCAAAGCCTTTCCGGTTCAATTTCAGGTGTTGTAGCAGGCGGAGGCTCCAATACAGTTGGGCAGATTGGAATGGGAACCAGAGTTTCGACTACCCGAATAAATTTTGCAGAAGGTTCATTTGAAAGAACCAATAACAGTACGGACCTTGCTATCGGTGGGCAGGGATTTTTCCGTGTGGCAAATCCTGCTAAAAATGAAAGTTTTTATACACGTGCTGGAAGCTTCCACTTTGATAAAAACGGGCAGCTTGTCGATAATCATTCTAATATTTTGCAAGGCTATAAAATAGATGAAAACGGCGTCATAGGAACGACTTCACAAAATATAGTACTTCCCATGAAACCCGAGCTTGATGCCAACGGTAACGAAATCATGACTGTGAAATCCGACCCGAAAGCAACTACTGAAGTCTCAATGCGTACTAACTTAGATTCTAATGCTACTGATAACAGTGAATCCGAAACCAATCCATTTTTCTCTTTGCTTGAAGAATGGAACGGGACAAATGACCCACCACTTGCAGCAGACAAATATGAATATAACTCAGCACTTCAGGTTTACGACAAAAACGGTAACAAGCAAGATCTGGTTGTATATTTCGATAAAGTAACCAATGACGGTGATTCTTCAGATAAGATGCACTGGGAATATATTGTGACTGTTCCTCCGGGAAGTGATGCCAGTGCTCTAGGCGGCACATCATCAGCAGGACTGCTCATGACCGGAACTTTGACTTTTACAGGAGACGGAACCCTTTTGAACCAGAGTGCATATACTTTGCAGGATGGCGCTGACGCAAAGTCCCTGAGTAACTGGAGTCTAGCAAATATTAACAGCAACGGCATCCCAAATTTTGATTTATCATTTAAAGGAGCTGACGGAAGCACCAGTTCCCAGACAGTTTCACTTAATATGGGAATATCTTCATCTTCAGATTCGTGGAACCAATCAGGTGTAACTGCAGCCAGTGTTGGAAGTAATGCTTCCAACCTTCCGGGTATGACTAACGGAAAAATAGATGCAATGGCTACAACTGCCTACTATGGATCATCATCAACTATAAGTCAGTCTCAGAATGGATTTGGGGAAGGATATTTGCAAAACGTTGATTTTAACTCTGACGGTATCATGATAGCGCACTTCTCCAACGGACTCAGCACAGAGCTATACCAGGTCAACATGTACAATTTCAAAAATGAATTCGGTCTCCGAAGAGAAGGTTCAAACTATTTTACTGCCACAGAGGGATCCGGAGATGCTATTGAGGGCGTGGCTCGTAAAGAAGGGCTGGGATCAGTAGCCGGGAGCAACCTTGAAAGCTCTAACGTTGATCTGGCGGAAGAATTTGCCCATATGATTTTGAGCCAGCGTGGATATCAGGCCAACTCGAAAACCATAACAACATCTGATCAACTAATAAACATAGCCCTTGGTGTTAAGAGATAA
- a CDS encoding ABC transporter substrate-binding protein, translated as MKKVIIKSLMVLMVMSFAIAMIAGCSKEEEKIKIGFNIPLTGDIPKVGEASKNAAEMLLADINAQGGLEVGGKKIPLQFFYEDNESKAESAVNVALKLIEQNGVVAIIGPNSSKQAVPAGGTCNDNRTPMVSPWSTNPDTTKNRPWVFRAAFLDPFQGPVAVNFATKQFKATKAAVLFDVSNDYSKGLAEIFKDVFEKKNGGESVVAFESHGTKDQDFSAQLTKIINSKPDFIFVPDNYNQVALIVKQARDLGWTGPFMGSDAWGSAELMKLCGDDCKGQFFSTHYAAAGAKGATKEFIDRYEAKYGETPDDVAALTWDAARLVLQAIQDAGSYNPNVKDERKAIRDALSSIKEFAGITGSMKFDSQGDPIKCAVVVRIDDNGNFVFAESVCP; from the coding sequence ATGAAGAAGGTTATTATCAAGTCACTTATGGTTCTCATGGTTATGAGTTTTGCTATTGCCATGATAGCCGGCTGCTCAAAAGAAGAAGAGAAAATCAAAATCGGATTCAACATCCCACTTACTGGCGATATCCCAAAAGTGGGTGAAGCTTCTAAAAATGCAGCTGAAATGCTTCTGGCAGATATCAACGCACAGGGCGGTCTTGAAGTTGGCGGCAAAAAGATTCCTCTCCAGTTTTTTTACGAAGATAATGAATCAAAAGCAGAATCTGCAGTTAACGTTGCGCTGAAACTTATTGAACAGAACGGAGTTGTCGCTATTATAGGCCCCAACTCTTCAAAACAGGCTGTTCCTGCAGGTGGAACCTGTAACGACAACCGCACTCCTATGGTATCCCCATGGTCTACCAACCCAGACACCACCAAAAACCGCCCTTGGGTTTTCCGTGCAGCTTTCCTAGACCCATTCCAGGGACCTGTTGCCGTGAACTTCGCAACAAAGCAGTTTAAAGCTACCAAGGCTGCAGTTCTTTTTGATGTTTCCAACGACTACTCAAAAGGTCTTGCTGAAATATTCAAAGATGTATTTGAAAAGAAAAACGGCGGAGAATCCGTTGTTGCTTTCGAATCACATGGAACCAAAGATCAGGATTTCTCAGCACAGCTCACAAAAATCATCAATTCCAAACCTGATTTCATTTTTGTACCTGACAACTACAATCAGGTTGCACTTATTGTTAAACAGGCCCGCGACCTCGGTTGGACAGGACCATTCATGGGTTCTGATGCATGGGGTTCCGCTGAGCTGATGAAACTTTGCGGCGATGACTGCAAAGGACAGTTTTTCTCCACACACTATGCTGCTGCAGGCGCGAAAGGCGCAACAAAGGAATTCATCGACCGTTACGAAGCAAAATACGGCGAAACTCCTGACGATGTTGCAGCCCTCACATGGGATGCTGCCCGCCTTGTACTTCAGGCTATTCAGGATGCAGGATCATATAATCCAAATGTTAAAGACGAACGCAAAGCTATCCGTGATGCGCTGAGTTCTATCAAAGAATTCGCAGGAATCACCGGCTCCATGAAATTTGACAGCCAGGGTGACCCCATCAAATGTGCTGTTGTTGTACGTATTGATGACAACGGCAACTTTGTTTTCGCAGAATCAGTCTGCCCCTAG
- a CDS encoding methyl-accepting chemotaxis protein gives MLKRFTVGQKIFCSFLIVFILFGAVGLQSLKALKDSSKGFTGYREYAKDSNLLGDIQAKVLEGTTDVKDYIITGDNKYRLKYSDNVKKLYPLIASAEKILTSDTRKELLLEVKNLLENYDKSFVEVAKSQVKRDKITTDFLVPAGIAMEQTFEKIIDNLGKTKNNSEALYWCAKGVRNLILGRLYTAKYLEVSLKSHSRKSLDEMQHLKIVLNNLSAILNKQNSRHLKAITKSYDIYVKEVHELITATEERDRLINTELDVLGPKIAEIIEKAKQSVIADQSILGPSLQKNNDLAIMNVYIIGLCVVILGLGAVFIIGRDITLPLRKVVEAAYRIAEGDMSQTISETDRKDELGALARAFNRMTGSLNEMAEAMERVADSDLTVTILPRSENDTIGKALAIMVENLKSDSQKIQETVRTLSSSLSQISAASAELTASAAETASAVAETNATVEEVKQTAHLSNEKSRQVAEVARKAVATSQQGKHAAEEAASGMKNIRMQMDTIAQSIVKLSEQSQHIGDIIFVVNDIADQSNILAVNASIEASKAGEEGRGFTVVAREIRNLSDQSKHSVSQIQSILADIQKATSSAVMITEEGGKAVETGANLSSQTGDVILNLSTVINQSAQSSAQIAASSQEQLAGMDQVAVALGSIKQAGEQNLESSRQLEEAVKDLDQQAHSLKDMMERFKLS, from the coding sequence ATGCTTAAACGGTTTACTGTCGGGCAAAAAATATTCTGCAGCTTTCTAATAGTTTTTATCCTTTTCGGCGCTGTTGGTCTGCAATCGCTGAAAGCGTTAAAAGACTCATCCAAAGGATTTACCGGCTACAGGGAATATGCAAAAGACTCCAACTTGCTCGGTGATATACAGGCTAAAGTTCTTGAAGGCACTACAGATGTCAAAGACTACATTATTACAGGAGACAATAAGTACCGATTAAAATATTCGGATAACGTGAAGAAACTTTATCCACTTATTGCTTCAGCTGAAAAAATTCTGACATCTGACACAAGAAAAGAACTGCTGCTTGAGGTTAAAAATCTTCTTGAAAATTATGACAAGAGCTTTGTTGAGGTTGCCAAATCTCAGGTGAAAAGAGATAAAATAACTACCGATTTTTTGGTTCCTGCAGGCATAGCCATGGAGCAAACTTTTGAAAAGATTATCGACAATTTAGGCAAAACTAAAAATAACAGTGAAGCCTTATACTGGTGTGCCAAAGGTGTGCGAAACCTTATACTCGGCAGATTATATACTGCTAAGTACCTTGAAGTAAGCCTAAAATCTCATTCACGGAAATCTTTAGATGAGATGCAACATCTGAAAATTGTCTTGAATAATCTTTCAGCAATTCTTAATAAGCAAAACTCTAGGCATCTTAAAGCAATTACAAAATCATATGATATTTATGTTAAAGAAGTACATGAACTTATAACAGCGACTGAAGAACGCGACAGACTTATCAATACAGAATTAGACGTTTTAGGCCCTAAAATAGCAGAAATTATTGAAAAAGCAAAACAATCCGTTATAGCTGACCAGAGCATTTTAGGTCCTTCTTTACAGAAAAATAATGATCTGGCTATCATGAATGTTTATATTATAGGTCTATGCGTTGTTATACTCGGGCTTGGAGCTGTTTTCATAATCGGGCGCGATATCACCCTGCCTTTACGTAAAGTTGTCGAAGCTGCTTACCGTATTGCTGAAGGTGACATGAGTCAGACTATATCTGAAACTGACCGTAAGGATGAATTAGGGGCCCTTGCCAGAGCCTTTAACCGAATGACAGGCTCACTTAACGAAATGGCAGAAGCAATGGAACGAGTGGCTGATTCAGATCTTACAGTTACGATCCTGCCAAGATCTGAAAATGACACTATTGGTAAAGCTTTAGCTATTATGGTTGAAAACCTGAAAAGTGATAGCCAGAAAATTCAAGAAACAGTGCGAACCCTTTCATCATCTCTTTCCCAAATTTCAGCAGCATCCGCAGAGCTTACTGCCAGCGCTGCTGAAACTGCTAGTGCTGTAGCTGAAACTAATGCTACTGTTGAAGAAGTAAAACAGACTGCACATCTTTCAAATGAGAAATCACGTCAAGTAGCTGAAGTTGCCCGTAAGGCTGTGGCTACCTCTCAGCAGGGTAAGCATGCAGCTGAAGAGGCTGCTTCAGGTATGAAAAATATCCGTATGCAGATGGATACTATTGCTCAGTCTATTGTAAAGTTGTCTGAGCAGTCACAGCATATCGGCGACATCATATTTGTTGTAAACGATATTGCTGATCAGTCTAATATTCTGGCTGTAAATGCCTCCATCGAGGCTTCTAAAGCAGGGGAGGAAGGACGTGGTTTTACAGTTGTAGCCAGGGAAATCCGTAATCTTTCTGATCAATCAAAGCACTCAGTGTCACAGATCCAATCAATCCTAGCTGACATTCAAAAAGCCACAAGTTCTGCGGTTATGATTACCGAAGAAGGCGGAAAAGCCGTAGAGACAGGGGCAAACCTGTCTTCCCAGACTGGTGATGTTATCCTTAACCTCAGCACTGTAATTAATCAGTCAGCCCAATCATCTGCTCAAATTGCAGCCTCCAGCCAGGAACAACTTGCAGGAATGGATCAGGTTGCAGTTGCACTAGGCTCGATTAAACAGGCAGGAGAACAGAACCTCGAAAGCTCTAGACAATTGGAAGAAGCGGTTAAAGACCTTGACCAACAAGCACATTCACTTAAAGACATGATGGAACGATTCAAATTATCATAA
- a CDS encoding ABC transporter ATP-binding protein — MNTLLEVKDLRVKYGNIEALHGISFHVNEGEIVTLIGANGAGKTTTLLSISRLPPPEAPKVIEGDITWKGNSILDMAPHKVISDLHLALVPEGRHIFGNLTVEENLKIATYARKDSVNDINGDYERVFTLFPRLAERKKQRSESLSGGEQQMLAVGRAIMSKCNFIMLDEPSMGLAPLLMYDMFRTLKQLNKEGLSILLIEQNANLALKFAHRGYVLDTGEIVAKGTSAELLENPEVKKAYLGG; from the coding sequence TTGAATACCTTACTTGAAGTCAAAGATCTCCGTGTTAAATATGGTAATATCGAGGCGCTTCACGGCATCTCGTTTCACGTTAACGAAGGTGAAATTGTTACCCTCATCGGTGCAAACGGTGCAGGAAAAACCACTACGTTATTATCAATAAGCAGACTACCACCGCCGGAAGCACCGAAAGTTATCGAAGGTGATATTACCTGGAAAGGTAATTCCATTCTCGACATGGCTCCGCACAAGGTCATTTCCGACCTTCATCTTGCGCTAGTACCTGAAGGACGCCATATTTTCGGCAACCTTACTGTGGAAGAAAACCTTAAAATTGCAACTTATGCCCGTAAGGACTCTGTTAATGACATTAACGGCGACTATGAGCGGGTTTTCACCCTTTTTCCACGCCTTGCTGAACGCAAAAAACAGCGCAGTGAATCCCTGTCCGGCGGCGAGCAGCAGATGCTGGCAGTAGGACGTGCAATCATGTCCAAGTGTAATTTCATTATGCTTGATGAGCCTTCTATGGGACTTGCCCCACTGCTTATGTATGACATGTTCCGCACCCTTAAACAGCTGAACAAGGAAGGTCTATCCATCTTGCTGATTGAGCAGAATGCAAATCTTGCTCTTAAGTTCGCACACCGCGGTTACGTGCTCGATACAGGGGAGATTGTTGCAAAAGGCACCTCCGCTGAACTATTGGAGAATCCAGAAGTGAAAAAGGCTTACCTTGGTGGATAA